TCATCGGTTGAACTAAAAGCTgcggaaaaattaaaaacgatTTTATGTCATCTTGAAACATTGATAATGTTTGAAAAGGTATCAACTTGCGTTTATGTTTTCCAAAATCGAGTATTTACAACTCGTCAAGACACTTATTAGGTCATTTCAAAGCTTTTTGCCATTCTCTCCAACTATTAGTGATGAGCAGTGCATAAAATCAAGAAGTTTGACGTTCTACGTCGAAGGTCTAAAAAATCCCATTTACAATAGTATAAAGAAGAAGACACAGAACAGTGCAAGCATTAGATGGATCTACAGAAGGATTTTACATAAGCaattctttttatattttataaaatcaaagATCGTCGAGCGTAAAgatattttcttatttttttctatttcacaTCTATAAAATCAGCAAAAGTAAATACTTGATGTTTTACTCTCTCGTGTAGATTTTTCTTATTGCAGTAAGATTAAGACAATACCTTTGATTACTTCGTTTATCTGAGAGCAGAATCTCCGCAATGAAATCTTTCTACGTAGCAATCTTTGTCGCATATTTCTATGTGCAAGCAACCTCGGCAACACCGAATGGAGCGCCGACAAAGGCTTGCACAAGTATGTCGCCAGGTCACTTAGTAAGCGGATCCACGACTGATTATATAAAGACCCAGTCGTTGTCTAATTCAAGGTACAGCGTCGCCACAATGGCAAAGAATTACAGCGCAGGAAGCGTAGTGAAAGGTATAATTTtctcaaatattttcttatatgatatacagtatacgCATTTGCTAACGATTGGCGTTAACACATACGAGTTTAATTTAACCTTTATAGGAGCTTATTTTAACCTTTATATTTCACTACCGCGGATTTATAGTTTGGATCGAGGATAGCCAGACTGAAGGCTACAGGGGCATCCTACTGCAGGCAAGGACACTGAATGGAGACAGCGCTCTTGGCCGTTGGAATACTCCACCTGCGAACACGAAACTGCTCAAATGTGTTGAAGCTGACGACGCGGTTACACATAGCAACACTACGCTGAAAACAAGCGATGCGGTGTACGAGTGGTTACCATCAAAAGACTACGGAAGCATAGCATTCGTGTAAGTTATGAGTTGTGGGTATAAGGTTTACCgactaattttattttatcgttttaAGGAGGAATCCCATCTCGCCTCGGTGAGCAATAATTTGGCATTTACCCAAATGTAATCTGCACACAGCAGTTTTCAATAGCTAGCTACTCAAAAACTGCTTGTCTTGAAATGATCGGATTTTCATAGTTTGGAAGATTTTCAACAAATTGTTCATGTTGGGAAAAGTATACATTGTTCAAAACAACGATTTTGACAAGTTGCACATATATCAATATTTCTCTTCGAAATGCCGCCTTCTCGTTGCGCCGAACTCTCCAAAAAAATGCCCAAGAGGAAAAAAGAAATCGGTCCCGCATAGGATGAACTAAAGAGAATAAGAATATCCCGATTGTGACCACCCCCTAATGGCCATCTCTTCATTTTTGTCTTTGGCTATATCATCGGCTCGCTCATATGTGAATCATTAGGCCTAATCTCAGACAGAAGCTAATATTTGGGTAGAATACGCTAATATCTCAAAATTATAAAGTCAAGTTTTATGAAACAATCATTGACTGGTAGTCGTGGCTTTTTTTTAAAGTCACCAAATATCAGGTTTCATGTAAAATGCAATTACCAAAAAGGTTCTGGTTCCACTGTGTGTAGGGGGCGGTTACACCCGGGGTAGGAAACCAGGCTAATCAACCAGCTGCATTATCGCAATCACACAAACATGTCCCGTAAATGACGACATACTGTGCTTCAAAACATGTTGTCAAAAGCACGATGGAGAGAAACAATGGTAACCAAGAGACAGAAAAGTTCTTGTGAAAAcctttcgtttttttttcaaaacaaagcaattaaaaattagCTGCAAAAAAGCGCTAATGTGCATATTCTTTTTCGATGCTGCTATAAGTCTGTTTTCTTTTGCAGGGCGACTGTAGCTGAAACCCACGATGTCTTTTGGGTTCAGTTAAAATCTTCGACCTTAACAGGAGGAGCGTCTCAACTGTACAGTAACTGTCATTTGTTGTTGACGACGGTTACACTGCTAATATCCACTTTGCTTCAGCGTTAGTTCTGAAATTTAGAATGGCTCGATgtaatttgttgaaatttattaCGTAAGACTTCTAGAAAGAAACCTCAAAAatcctaaaaaacaaaaatacttaatAAAAATTGAGATACAGTAGAATGCAATTacattgaaaaatacaaatatacgCAAGGAAATgaggttgttttttttttgcgtaCAAATGTGTTGCCTAGCCAGCTACTGAAAATTAATCAAGAATATATACAGCTACATCTCGGTTGAAACTAAACTTGATTCTTAACACCAATTGCAAACTTGTCTGGTACAGGTGCCTGCACATAATCTACAACTGCaccaaaaaaacttgaaaagaaattgttcTGTTaaccttttgttttgaaatatacaTACTATAACATGCTTTATTATATGTTAAATTAGTCGACAAACATGCAGGCTGCACATTTTTAAACTCTAACTCGAACTCTAACAGTTAACTGATAACTCACtgagaaaaaaatgtttataagtgCCTTTGTTCTTCCTGCGCAAAATCAATTACATAACCTCTCCTGatgacagttttgttttgttttgatgatcagaagaaatataaataaacaaatgcaataaacTTGAGCCAATAGTTTGTGACAAATCTGTGGATGCGGGTTAATGCGGGATTTATCACCAGAGTGCTGGCGACATTCATCTGAACTTTTATTTGAGTGACTGTCAACTTGGTATAGTCAAAGTTATATCACATTtacaaaacagtttaaaactgCAAGGTCTAGAAAGCGTATAAATAACATACATTTGCACTGACAGTGCATCAGTGGAAAAATGAAATAGAAATGAGTGCAGGTAGCACAAAGCATGTGCAATTGTGCATAGCATAGAGGCAGCACATAAGAGCCCTGTGCAAGCGGCGTAAAAAAGTAACGGTTCGACGCAGAATAATAAGCAACTAGTGTCATAGTGATAATGTCTTGTTCACGTAGTAATGACGACGTCACGGCGATTGGTTTTTTGAGCTggtcagaaaaaaaaaatctaCATATTGTAAAAAAACGTTCCTAGATGAGATGGCTTGGATTTAGCAAATGCATTCGAACGGAAAAAAATGCTATGTACTTCATCTATTCTGACTTACAATGACTTGGCATTATGGCCATACACCGCGCTGCATCGTAATACTTATTTATTGGTATTGGCAAACTTGCACGTTGCAGTAGAAGTGAGAACACGGCAATAGATTTGTGCGGAGTTAACGATTATCGATACTTTTTCTAACATTTCTATACATTGATACTTTCAGGTTAAAGCCACAGTTGCAAGACTTGCAGAGCTTGGTCGTAGTGTAAAGAAGTTACGCGATAAACAAGTCCAATATAAGATTCGGTTATCAGTAGATTATTCAGAAAGACGTATTGTGTATATCAGAAGTGCGATACCAGCTTGAAGAATAAAACTGAATATGTGAGTTACGAAAAAAATGACTTAAGAAACTTCGGTTAAAAGCCAAATGCACAGTTTCGGTCGGCTCGAGTTTTGTGAAAGTTCTAGTCCTCATATATACTACAACAACAAGTTATTGGTTTACGTATCTATGATTCTGTTAAGATCCTAAGACTGTATTTTTCTTTATCGAGATTTATCTGTAAACCAAAGAAGATCATAAAAATGAGCTATTTGTACCTGGTTGCATTTGTCTCTTTCACTTGTGTCCATACCTCTTTGGGGTTGCCAAATGGGGCACCAACAGGTGTTTGCACGACCATGACACCCAGACACGTCAACTCGTCTACCAACGAAGTTATCCAAGCTCAAACGGCGACAAGGTACAGTGTTGTCACAATGGCTTCAAACTACAGTGCAGGAGACGTCGTGAGAGGTAATTGCGATGACCAAAACCTTGCTCTTTAACTAATGAACCTATCAAAGGTTTACCTGTATCAACTGTTCACCTATCTCTATCTcagttctcaaacttttttgaaagaaattacgCAACGGTCTCctagcatttttttaaatgcctCACGGTcccttaaaaaatcaacacaGAACAACAGGTTGGTTTTTATGGTATCAATGTGACGGGTGTATCTGCTTCTTTGCAACCAGTTCGGCTTTGTTTGGTTCCGTTTTGGACACCGTAACCCTAATATTGTGAATCACATACAACCGGTTTCGAGCTTTGCCTTGATGGCAAGTAAGGCCGTTTTTTTGGAAGGTGCTTCGCGGTCCCAGAAAATTGTCTCGCCGAccccagtttgagaaccactgctttaacTAATCAATAGATTTTTATCAGCAACAATTTACTTGACACAAATGACCTTTATGCATACAGTTTGGATTGCGGACAATCAATCCACAGGCTACAGAGGTATCCTGCTACAAGCAAGAAACCTAAATGGAAGTAGCGCACTTGGCCGCTGGAGAACCCCACCGACTAACACAAAGCTGATAACTTGCAGTAGCACAGACGACGCCGTGACTCACAGCAACACAGAATTAAAGACAAACACTCATAGGTTTGATTGGGAAGCTTCGGAAAACTATGGGGATCTCCAGTTTGTGTAAGTGACTTTGTTTTACGCCGTATAGTTTGGgacattttgttttgctggAACCTTCTATATTCTTTTCATACTGATTGATTTTGAGGTATTTCACTGACGCCCAAGTAGCCTACTTATACAGTGCTTCCAACAAAAACGATTATTCTTGTACTTTGTTATTGGCAGTGGCTACTGTAACAATCATGATAAGCGTATTGAAACAGTGTTTTATTATAAACGTTTTCATGTTGTTCCAATACCGTGGCTGCTATGTAGTTACGTATGTTTTAGTTTGCACTGCCAGGTAAGGTATCGCTTTAGAACGTGCTTCAATGCCCATATCTTGTCCCTATTCTTCTTCTTCCTTTTATCAATTGCAGGGTCATGCTGTTGCTGAATTTTGCTTTGTCGTTTGAATTTACTTCTTCTTTCGTATTATGCGATGCTACTATAAgtctgttttcttttacagGGCGACTGTGGCTGAAAACCACGATGTCTTCTGGGTTCAGTTGAAATCTTCGACTGTAACTGGTGAAGCCTGTCACCTTATTTTCAGCAAATACTACTTGCTGCTAACGACTTTTGCACCCTTGATGTTTACTATGCTTCATTAATATTTGTTAAATTCTTAAATATTAATCCTCATATACAAAGTTATACACATCGTAACCTCACTAATTGCTTTATATCGTTGTCAAACAATTTCTGGATTTTGTCGTCAAGTACAATCACACATAATTGTAACGAAAATATAATGGAAAACTTAAGAAAACTAAGAAGTGGTTTGAACTCAAGAAAAGTAAATTCAGTCTAATTTAAGCCAAAAGAAACAGCCTGGTACTTACgaacaaaaaacttaaattaacCATTTTTAAGTTCTGGTTCACTGAATAACGAATCCTTAGGATGGGATCAAATgttcaatagacatcttatctTTCTTATCGCGATTTTCCgacataaaaaagcaaaacacaaCACAACGTTCAAATTAGTGTACAAGAGTAACAGATAAAGGTTAAcctttaaatttgtaaaaatttggcCTAGGTAATTGTGCATGTTTCATGTTTGTTTAACATTCGCAACTATCATGGTCTCTGCCAACAACTTGCAATTATTGCCAagaattataaaaatttaacaccCGACATCATTTGAGAGCTCGCGTAATCGTTTACAGGCATCCAGGCAAATAACTTGAACGGTTTTGATGGATTATAACCGTGGCAAATTAGGTTCGTTTTGATCGTGATCACATTACAATAACCTCAGCATttatgaattaattattatcaaagtaAACATTGGCAAAGCATTATCGGTCCAAATACCTCCCGGAGTAAACCGATGCATTGTCTGGCTGGAAGATACCAAAGCACAACCATATATGTCAAAGATACGTACACTATTGATAGCGCTAAATGTAATGACAGATTTTTATCGAAAAGCGGTTATTAGGCTACATATGAAATCATTTCATTAGGTTTGCATCCGTACACTCTTTGCAGCACTTCACTAGGAAATGATCAATATTTCAACAAGTAGACCATTATGTTGAAAGCAAACTAATTGttagcaaaaacaaaaatgtccgCACAATGATATGATAATATTCAGTGTTTACAAGACAAACCCGACAACTTTGGATGCCTTGTTTTTATGGAAGAGAACTTTGTACTGAAGGGGTATTTGATGCTCAcgcaaaaataattatatagataataataataatttttaacgCATTGTAAACAGTGCCTTATACGGAGCGGATAGAATATGCATGCAAGCCAATACGTCAGGATTCCGACAGAAGTATTATGTTACTTCCGTCTGTAAAGTGTCTCCAATGTCTGTTGGTGTTATTGAGCGAATCCTGAACAGCACAAAATCAtgcaaaaaacgcattttgaaaaaaaaagaataCAGGATAGGTATCATTTTTAATATCGTCCGTATTAACAATTTCTCTTGTATAGAGTACTGAACCGCATTCAGAAGCGTCGTAAACAGTTTATCAGCAGTAGAAACTGAAGCGTAATATATACACAGAACAGAGATCATAAACGCAGATGAATAGGAACAAAAACCAACACAGCTTTAGTAAACTAGTCAAGATCTTTTGCACATAAAATAATTCGCAAAAGGTTAACGACAATGGACGAATTTCTTCTAACGTCTCCcaaataaaaagtaatgaTAAATAACGTGGAGTAGCCTATGTAAAAACATAGTCGTAGTATGATCTCCTTCCCTATGTAGATATTATATACATACAATTAATCATAGCATATTGAATATTCAGCGTATACAATAGTTTAAAATCCAACATAATTAATATCTGAGTTAAGAGTTCTTGTGAGAATGATGCTGGTCTACCTGGTCATCTTTATAACTTTCGTTGGTTCTCAAACCGCATCTGGGTATCCGAGTGGAGCGCCAGCATCGAGTTGCAACAGCATGATGCCCAGGCATAAACTCAACGGATCTTCCACTGTCTTTATTTCAGGGCAAACGTCGACAAGGTACAGTGTCGTCACAATGGCCTTAAACCACAGTGTAGGAGACGTTGTGAGAGGTAAAAGTTCTCCTACAAACTTCACTTCATAATTGCTATGGGGATGAATACTTGTAATTTAAAGATTTGCAATCCTTTTCGTCAATGGGTATGAAGGTCCAATTAACTTCTTCTACATTCGATCTTACGTAGTTTGGGTGGAGGACAACCAAACCACTGGCTACAAAGGTATCCTCCTGCAGGCAAGGACACCCAATGGGCACAGTGCCAGAGGTACATGGAGAAGCCCACCAGCCAATACAAAACTAATCGCTTGTGATGAAGGCAACGATACCGTAAGCCACAGCAATACAATGCTGAAGACACACAACGACGTTTACGAATGGGTGCCGGGGAAGTCATACGGCAAGATACAGTTTGTGTAAGTGtcagttttatcaaaattgtTAAGTCAATACACAAGTTTCGTTGAACGACACTTTCATCGGTCATTTGATAAGTCATCTTACGCAAGTGTGGGTAGTCTATACGCTAGTAAATGGACCCGGCAGAATACACACAATTACTGTCTTATTAATGTGTTTTTGGGTGTACGTTATATAGAAGCAACAACACCATACGTCATCAATAACCACACCCTATCGGGATGTATAATATTACAGCAAAACGTTACAGTAATCCTACACTGCCGGTGTCAGTTGCGTTGCCTTAAGCCTATATAGTGGAAGAGAGCAGTAGTCCGACGTCTAAAAATCACTGCCAGCATATGTGTCTTGGCATAACACTTGAAGACACGCCTGAAGGGGGCGTGAAGCTTAGCTTTTTTCGACTTTCCGCCAATTTAATCCAAA
The Clavelina lepadiformis chromosome 4, kaClaLepa1.1, whole genome shotgun sequence DNA segment above includes these coding regions:
- the LOC143452141 gene encoding putative defense protein 3, with the translated sequence MKSFYVAIFVAYFYVQATSATPNGAPTKACTSMSPGHLVSGSTTDYIKTQSLSNSRYSVATMAKNYSAGSVVKVWIEDSQTEGYRGILLQARTLNGDSALGRWNTPPANTKLLKCVEADDAVTHSNTTLKTSDAVYEWLPSKDYGSIAFVATVAETHDVFWVQLKSSTLTGGASQLYSNCHLLLTTVTLLISTLLQR
- the LOC143452216 gene encoding putative defense protein 3 gives rise to the protein MSYLYLVAFVSFTCVHTSLGLPNGAPTGVCTTMTPRHVNSSTNEVIQAQTATRYSVVTMASNYSAGDVVRVWIADNQSTGYRGILLQARNLNGSSALGRWRTPPTNTKLITCSSTDDAVTHSNTELKTNTHRFDWEASENYGDLQFVATVAENHDVFWVQLKSSTVTGEACHLIFSKYYLLLTTFAPLMFTMLH
- the LOC143453111 gene encoding putative defense protein 3; the encoded protein is MMLVYLVIFITFVGSQTASGYPSGAPASSCNSMMPRHKLNGSSTVFISGQTSTRYSVVTMALNHSVGDVVRVWVEDNQTTGYKGILLQARTPNGHSARGTWRSPPANTKLIACDEGNDTVSHSNTMLKTHNDVYEWVPGKSYGKIQFVATIAASRSVFWVQLKSSTINGASRLLYSNCNLILTMFNFLITAALRY